CCGATGTCGTCGTGTACCGATTCTGGTAACTCCCCGACCACAGATATGGCATAGCATCCTGGTATTACATCAACTGagatatattttataaatcAGATATAGCAAAATACCCAAGCTATTGTAGCGTGCAGCCCAAGATTTCTGTGGATCCATAATTGATAGTAACCCACTGAAATTAGCAGTAGTACAGTCTAGTGTCCTCCTCCTATCACCATCCATCTGTAGGTATGGACAGTTTGCACAGCCGCGTTCAAAAAACTGAATACAAATGAAACCGAAATCAATACAATGACAATCAAGTATCTACCGAATCCATTACGTACCTGGTCCTCACTCATGATTAGACGGCATGATAGACAAGCACGTAATTTAAAAATAGCATGATCGCTATCACCACGGCGGGTACGTCTGATAAgtattaaatatgtaaaACAACATGAATAAAGAGATAACCGAACAAGCATATGTAATAAGCATGTTTTTTCAGACCCAGGTAAGTACCATGTCCAGAGAACCCAAACAGTAATACATGTTCAAAGCACACAAACAGTATTACATGACCAGACAAAATGTGAAAACAGTTTAAGACACAATATGTCAACTACATAACCATCTAGAAATTGGCATACCTTGGCACAAAATCGAATTTGCCACCGTAGTCTTCATTGTCATCTATTAATTCATCTTCTCTGTCCAAGTGATCGGACGAAAACAtatctgtatatattaaggtgttgaaaaatataatcCCACCCCTTTGGCTCATGTTGGTAGATATAAAAGGCAGATTCTACGAGAAATGGTCTGTTATGTCACATCGATATCCAATAGGGTATTACTGTTTCGACAGTATATATTGCGATGCTCTAAAAATAGCGTTctattatgtatattagtaaatatacacaaaTACGTGCTTTAAGCACGATATTATGGAATGCTAGAGCCGTTATGGGTACCTTCTGTTATGACTCGATAGACTTTACTTCCACACACTTGATCTAACATAAGGGATACATAAGATATAAAACTTAACATGCATAGATAGTGTGATATTTGCACTGAGGACTTAGTTTGAACTATGTATAGAGAAAGCCTCGGGAGGAGGCGCGGTTCCTCCTTCAACCTGTATGACCAGGTCTTATGCATCAATCGCGCGCTGATTATATCTCCAGCAACGATACATGGCAACTGGAATCCTTTGTCTATTCCAGCAGAAGTCAGCACTAAAGTAATGTGGGAGAATGACCATGGTATCGAAGATCGCAATTTGTGGCTGCCAAACTCCAATCATTTGGATACAACCTTAAACCAAGCAACTAAAACGATTTCTTCTGTATACGTCAACCTTTTAAATGATGCATTATCTGAGGTTACTAAATTGGAAAAGGAACTTGCTGACCAAAAGGCGGCTGAAGAGAAAGCAGCATTGCTTGCTAAAAAGCAAGCTGAAGCATCAACCAATGATGCTGATCTAAATAATAACACAGagaaatcaatatcgcaCTCAGAAGCAAATGGGACGCCATTATTGGCACAATCAACATTTTGTTTTGCAGATGGTAGCAATGCGATGGCTCTTAAGGCAACATCGGATATATCGGGGAATGTCTCATTATCAAATAGCGGGTCAGACTTATCATTACGCGACCTAGATACTGCTAGAACTGATACCAATGTATCCACTACAATGGATGAACAGAAACCCTATTGCCCTAATAATGCTTATACACGGCAAATAGATGAATACCAAAGGGAGTATGAGAATTTGAAGAAGGACTATGATACTTACGTTAAGAGTACAGATCCAAATATAAAGAAAACACGGATCGATATCGCAAGACAGATTAATGCCACGGTGAATAAGCTGGCGAATACACAGAAGCAGATTAACCACTCGTATAATACATTGGTTAATCTGTCAAACCAATACAAGAATGATCCCAGTGCGCTTACATATTTGACTTTCAGGGTTATAGACACGGTATTGGAACTGTGTGAACCCGGATGCCAAATGTACCTCAATCCGAAGGCAGTTTGGGCCTCAGCCCATTTAATACGCGGTTTGATGTCATTGCACAACGGCTGCAGGGCAATATACTGGTCACATGTCAAGCGTGACTGTCCCTATGCATTGCCGAGGCTATATGAAAGCAGCAGTGAGAAGGAACTTGAGGAACTGCACAAGTGTAACATGGGGAATGTTAACTCCTATTTGAAAAAACAGACGGCTATAGTGAGGTTCCATTTAGCGTTATTAGTTGTAACCGAAGATTCTCGTGGAATTTGGTCATGGTTTTCTGGGTTCCTTAATGCATGTACTAGAAGCGTCTTTAGGATACCGTTATCTGGTATTATCAGTACTGCGCTGTCTACTGCAGCTTACCAAGGATTCCGGACGTACCGAGAGCAATTCAGGAAGGTAAGTAGAAATCACGTTATGTAACACCCATACCACAGCTGCTTTTTCTTTGTGAAGACATGTTTAACAAGGGTTGTTTCATGGCTTCAAACTGCGAAGCAGCAGAGATGTACCATACTCATATGTCGCACTTCTTCAAGGAGTTCAGGTGGGTTTATCCATAGCACCGTAAAGATGCTCCTACAGAAAAACTGGGATAATTGAGATGCCGGATGGTTTTGAGATGAAGGAATGCGAGGCCGAGCTGCAACGTGATTGGTGATGAACGAATTAAGTACTCATATACCGCACCATTCTCAACGAACATTTAAACGTCAAAGttatgtgttatatatatagtaatgTTTATCTCCAAGACATTGCGTAACTATGCCACGTTTCGGCTAACGCAGATGATACTGCAATAGCAGACGACTCAACCAAGTTGTTTGCGTATTTGCGTGTTGTCGAAATGCTATTTGCACTTAAAAAGAATTTTGATTCCATCTTGATTATATTATCCAGGTTCACATTATGCAGTTTAGAGTCCAACAAAAGGTATAACATCGTAATTATAAGCTTAGCATGGTGACGCAGAACTGAATAAACAAGGTAAAAACGCATTTTAAActtgttatataaaaatgaattatAACCTCCCATAAATTTCAGCAACTCCTTGGACAGCTTAAATGGTGCCGCTGGTAACGGCTTAGGGTCAGCACCTAGAATGTATCCATAATCCACATGTATTACATGACCACTTCTGGATATGATTAAGTTGTCATTATGCCTATCTCCGACACcaagtatatatgttattgcGCTGTAAGCAGCCAAACTACCGACAAAGTTTAAACGCCTGCAAAACTCTTCGAATGCAGAAGGGTTGTCTTCAAATACATATCCACCAATGCTCCCGTAATCATTCAGTATATCTGACAACGCCTTAGTTTCATCTACAATATCCAGGAACCCATCATTATGGCTTGTAGGCACGACCTTATACGTAAAGATGTATGATTTAACACCGTGTCCCTCAAGCAGGGTACGACATAACATTGCAATTTGCTGACACAATTGATCTAACCGAAGGTCATCTTTATATTTGAATAACACCCTCTTTTCCATCCTCATGGGTGTATCATATTTCCTCCACTCGGTAGGAGTATTATGCGAAATACTACCATCTTCCCTTGTGGTATCCGTTCCCAAATTAAGTAATCCAAATTTCAAAATTAGAGGGCATTTGCTAGTTTTAATGACACGACACTTATCTTTTATCAAAGATTCTATTTCCCACCGAGGATCAGTGaaaaatggtatctgtGCATTAAATAAAGTGCTTCCATCATCACCAACGTATGGATCCAATCCATAAAATGCGTCAGCAGTATGGCTTCTAGAAAACGATTTTGCAATAATCTCAGCCTTTTTACGATATGATATTGTCTCACCATTCAATGGCTTCATTAAAGCACGCAACGAATCTCGGAATAGTTTTTGCGCTTCGATACCTTCGAGAATATCGTTTCCATGTTCTTCATTTTTAAGCTCCCTTAAGAATTGATTTTTGTAACCTATATCATTATCACGTAGCCAAGTCTCTAATGCCCAGTATAACATTATCGCAGTTGTACGTTGCTTGGAACCCAAGGATATTAACCGATTCATCACATAACATGATCCGTATGCATTAATCAATTGTGGGAATACTCTAACCAAATCATCGATGCCATATTTTCTGAATATCCTCTCAGTAGCATATATTCGTATAGCTTCGGGTGCCCTTGGTGGGCAGAAGTCCTTTGACAAAAGCTCCAACATAGTGCCCAATGTAGGATACTTCCACCTATATATAGCTTCTAGAGCATAGATAGTTTCTTTTTGATCGCGCCAATCTACGAAACGAAGGAATGTCGGCAAAGTATCACTGAATTGCACCAATATGTGGGTGTATCTCCACATAAGTTTGTTTATACTACGATAGCTTACCGATCCCAGTGGTGTATTAACAGATAAGGAATCCAACCTATCAGGGCATACTCCTACACAGTAGAGTGGTGTAGACAACATAGATTTTAGAAAAGCTACATCACGTGATTCCGGTAAAAACACCCTGCCCTTGGACGTTATAAATATACCGCTGTATACAGAAATATTATGGACCATGGTTTTGCAGATTATTTCATCATACCGGAAAAAATCTTCATTTACATCAACATCAAGATCAGTTGGCATTTCGAAGGTAGGTATGGGCATCTGTGGTAGGTGACATTGAGTTGCTTTCAATGAATCTACAGGATCATCCGATGTCATAAATATTGTAGAAACCCTTCTTACAGCAAGTTTTGCCGTCCTAATCTCAGCTTGCTCAAATATTTGATCGGCAATAAGGTTGACACATATTGGCCAGTGATCAATAGCGTCGGCTGAATTCTGATTTCCTACGTATTGGTCCGAAATTTCAGTATTTCCAGATAATGCCATTCTAAATTGTAGTATAGCATCGTCTTCCTGCTCCAATGGTTCAGTAAAATCAACAATACCCACTGTCATAAGTGCAATATACTCCACCTCTCGACATGTATTCATAGCATTCATGCGGGAGTAAGTAAGCATCTGCAAGTAGAAATATAGAAGATACCTGTATTTACCCATTTTAGCCGAAGTTAGGAATGGATTGTATTTAAATATGAAATAAACCAAGCTTTTAAGTTCATTTTGGATTTGTAGTGTATGCGTCGAACATATTTTACGTTCTTTTACTTTACAACAACAAGAGAGTGGAGTGCACCTATTCAACGGTGATATGACTATCTTATTTTCTTCACTAAACATCATCATATCACTCTGTACTTTATGTGTTCCGGTTATGAATTCAGTCGCAGATGTAGCAAACAATTCACCACCAACATAGATTTCTGCCGATAATATAAGAACGCAATTAGGAATGCATTCCGGTGTTAATCTGAATCTCAATAACGTATtgatatgtaatataatagGAATCTCTATTTTCCTGGTATACGACTTTGACCCATCCTTACAATGCTTGCATTCCCTTTTCAACGCTTTTTTCACGAAGGAGTCCATAAATTCTGGAATCGTATCACCTCTATGTATTCCTATAGTTTTCATTAATTTTTTATAAACAGCCGATAGACGTTCGTTATTTCTTTGATATGATTGATTAGACGACTTTACCTTATACTTAACAAGACGCTTTAGTGCGAAACATGGAACTGACTTGGGTCTACGATATATTTTGCAACGCATAAAATTAACACCGCTCAACGGTCTACGATTGGAGCCTCCCATGTACGTGTTTCTATGTTTAGTTCTGGGCTTGGGTGAATCTGGGAGACAGCATGATTGGAAAATGAAGTCACCATGCTTAAGTTTAATCTCTATAACATCCGATACTCGACGTTGATCAGTGTTTATCGCGCATCTAAGGATCacattgttattatatgtaaCGTTCTCAAAGTCCCAATCATTCTCCggtatatattcatcacGCGGTGATGTGGGTTCTGTATCACAACCTATGGCTGAAAGAACATCGCTTGATATAGACAGGTACTGCGAAGGAGGTACCCTCTTATACCCTTCTGGCGGCAAAACAACATTACCCTTTCCGTTAAAATCACCTCTTACTTTAAGGTGCTTAGGTTTACTTATGAATATCAGTGACCCTAAAGACACAGTTAACTCATTTGAAGACACGACTCTACAATGGATCCTAGGATCCGGTGGTATGATATCCTGCTTCAAAGAAGCTATGTGACACTCCGACACTAGCTGTTCAACCTTCATCTCAACGTACTCTTAGCCATATGGAATCTGACGCTAGAAAAACACGATTCATATCACTTATAAACAAAATCCATTTCTACTCCTTTACATATAAAcaatacacattatatattataaaagAATCAGTAATACATACGTAAAACAGAGGTTACAGGCCTGGAGGCCATTCAAGGCATGTGTGTGCCGTTAATTAACAAGAATACACCAATGTATCATTCATAGACACAATAGTTGTAATGAATACCGTCTTTGTTGTACGATACATTTAACTATATTGTGAATAGGGTGTGATGTGTCCGGTGGAATCTCCTGTACTACGCATATCCACATAGTATAACTAACTCGTTTTGTTTAGTCATATCTTGTGATTCCACAGATGAACATAAGACAAATGACATGGCAAACATAATTGGCTTTGCACGCACGCCATTCGTCCCTATTTTGGGTGCCTTTGCACAGGAATCTAGCACTTCACTAGGTATTCTATTAacgtgtatatatactttatGAAACAGGCATCAGTGCAGTCAAAGGTGCTATCAGTAAAGGAATCGTTAACGCAAATGCAATCGATACACTAGTGCTATCACAAGTTATTACCGGTGGGACTGGTCCTTCACCATCTAGGCAGATTTCAAAAGGAGCTGGTAGTCATATATGTGCCGCTTGTATAAATGTTCAGGCCTTCCAAACACAACAAAATGTATGCAAATAAACCACTTGTGCACTTCTGGGTTGAAAAGTGTTACAATTGCTACTGATGGAATCGCATTGGGCAAATCGCAACTCACGGCAGTGGTGGGTGTGGAAAGCTCGTCGCAGTCACCGTACCTATTAACGTATGTTGGCATTGTATAGTACAATGGAATGCAGAAAAGCGAGAGAGGGTGGATATGGACTGGGTGATGGTGTCCTAGTAGACCCCCTAACCAGTGACGGGTTTTCCTCGCCTTGCATGGATCCTGATACATTCCTTAAACACGTTAAGATAACAAACGCGGAATTGTCACAATATGTTCAAGAGATGTTTCAACAAACAGCTGCATGTTACAGTGACGGTATAATGCAGAATGAGATAATTCCTGTCGTGGTGAATCGTGGGTTGCATGATTATGTCACCATTAGTTTCAGGCAAGAATAATCACAAGTATGGCGGGTTATGGATAACTCCGCCACAGCAAAAAGTATCGGAAGATATACTACCCAAATTGCACAACCCCAAGAATCTTTCTGGTAGtataaaaacaatatgTACCTTGGCTGATGGTGCTGCATGTTTACTACTGGCAAATGACGATTTCGTGAATCGGCTGGGTATATCACCATACGCACGTATACTTAGTTACTGTGAAGAGAGTGTCGATGGGTCTCAGTTTCCAAAGGCACTGGTCGGCGTCATCAAGAAGATTATTGCCGAAGTGAATCACAGGGTCGACCTATATGACATAATGGATCAGTATGCTCTCTTGTCGGTATACGCATCTAGGAATCTGGATATAGATCATTCCCgtataaacacaaatgGCAGCACGATTGCAATCGGGCACCCAATGGGTAGGTTTAAAACGGAAATACATAAAATACCGCCCGACATCTCATAATCTATTAGGCGCCACTGGAATACGCCAGACAATATCTTTGGTAACTGCTTTACGAGCACGTCAACTACGCTACGGCTGCGTAGCTGGTACCAATCTGTCGGGTGATGCGATAGCCATGCTGATAGAGGTTTGCTAAACAGGGTCTATAGTACCCAAGTAATATACTATCTCATCCAGAATCAAACGTGATAACGCATCAATGCGTTGTTCACTGCACAAGTCGATATCCTATTGACAAAGTACCACGAATACTGTAGACATAACATTCATTAAAAGTTAAAAAACATGAGTTTACAAAACTATTGTGTCACTACCATTAGTTATTAAAATGCAGAGAGAACGAAGTAGCAGAGAGTGGCCACAGTCAATCCGCCAAAGGTGAATGATGCAGACTTGGATGGGCCATTGAGGTTACTTGTAGATTGCTCAGTTTGAGGTGGGCTTTGAGGAGATGGAGCCTGGGATGGTCGGTTTTCGGGGGTTTCTTGTTGGGGTTGTCCACCTGCAGATTCAGATGTGTTCGGTGCAGCTGGTTTGGCTCCAGGAGTTGCTTGCGGGGACGAAGTAGGGGAAGGCGTTTTTGATGGCATCTTTTTCAAGAGTTCTTCATATGTATTGAAAGCCTTGTACATTTTCATGAATGGGGATTCACTGTCTAAATAATCATTGCAAAATTTGACCAAAAAGGTGTAATCCTTTACGTTAGCATCCTTTGCGGATATATGCTTTTTGTAATATTTAGTCACTTCTCCGTTTTTATCCGCCAACAAACGTTGAGGGTTGTCATTGAGGAAAGCATTAAATTCAGTAagcattgtttttattaagGGTACTCTTTCAAGAAGAGATTTGAAAATCTGATCTTGGTCCTGAATTTCTAATTCTCTAAGTACCTCGTTATCAAATAAGGATGTTTCAAATGGAATTTCTTCTTTAAGAACAACTAAAATGTCTTTTAAAGCTTTAAGAGCATCACGAGAACAATCCGAAGGCATATCGACTTCCTTGAACTTTTCTTCTAAAGATTCTTTATTTTCATCATTAGTTAAAAATTTAACATAATTAGCCACCTGCTTCATTTCATCATGAAGTGTGGTCGACAAGGTGTCCTGTGATTCCTCAGAAGCAGACACAGACAGTAGGGATGCACAGCAGCATGCTGTTAACAAGAAGATTTTCCCGATCATTTTCGCGAATGTAATGGTAGaattctacacattgacaGGCCTCTGACAAACTGTGTAGCACAACATTGCattcatatataattgAGCACTATAAATGTTGATTTTCTAATCCTTCCTTTCATCATCATgtttgatataaatatactaAATTCGCACATCGTTATATGGTCGCATGTGGATGTATCCCATCTATCGTATGTACATGTGTATTACAATTTCACTTTTATTCGTTAAGAATTAAACAGACGCAGGTTTATATTCTGCAATATGCTagtattttaatttttacgatatatatgcttaACTTTATTTCCATTAAAGCCATTCTTTTGTTTGCTTAGCCTATTGCAGCTATCTCTGTTTGATGCCATCAAATATCAATGTTACAAGAGATGGAAATGCAATCGCACACTGTTATATCCACAACAAATTAATCAGCTATCATTGACATTGAATATGAACTACCTGAGATTccaatatataccacgtATTCTGTTAAATGAAACGACAAAGTTATAACAAACAGTTTGT
This is a stretch of genomic DNA from Babesia bovis T2Bo chromosome 1, whole genome shotgun sequence. It encodes these proteins:
- a CDS encoding phosphatidylinositol 3- and 4-kinase domain containing protein, whose translation is MKVEQLVSECHIASLKQDIIPPDPRIHCRVVSSNELTVSLGSLIFISKPKHLKVRGDFNGKGNVVLPPEGYKRVPPSQYLSISSDVLSAIGCDTEPTSPRDEYIPENDWDFENVTYNNNVILRCAINTDQRRVSDVIEIKLKHGDFIFQSCCLPDSPKPRTKHRNTYMGGSNRRPLSGVNFMRCKIYRRPKSVPCFALKRLVKYKVKSSNQSYQRNNERLSAVYKKLMKTIGIHRGDTIPEFMDSFVKKALKRECKHCKDGSKSYTRKIEIPIILHINTLLRFRLTPECIPNCVLILSAEIYVGGELFATSATEFITGTHKVQSDMMMFSEENKIVISPLNRCTPLSCCCKVKERKICSTHTLQIQNELKSLVYFIFKYNPFLTSAKMGKYRYLLYFYLQMLTYSRMNAMNTCREVEYIALMTVGIVDFTEPLEQEDDAILQFRMALSGNTEISDQYVGNQNSADAIDHWPICVNLIADQIFEQAEIRTAKLAVRRVSTIFMTSDDPVDSLKATQCHLPQMPIPTFEMPTDLDVDVNEDFFRYDEIICKTMVHNISVYSGIFITSKGRVFLPESRDVAFLKSMLSTPLYCVGVCPDRLDSLSVNTPLGSVSYRSINKLMWRYTHILVQFSDTLPTFLRFVDWRDQKETIYALEAIYRWKYPTLGTMLELLSKDFCPPRAPEAIRIYATERIFRKYGIDDLVRVFPQLINAYGSCYVMNRLISLGSKQRTTAIMLYWALETWLRDNDIGYKNQFLRELKNEEHGNDILEGIEAQKLFRDSLRALMKPLNGETISYRKKAEIIAKSFSRSHTADAFYGLDPYVGDDGSTLFNAQIPFFTDPRWEIESLIKDKCRVIKTSKCPLILKFGLLNLGTDTTREDGSISHNTPTEWRKYDTPMRMEKRVLFKYKDDLRLDQLCQQIAMLCRTLLEGHGVKSYIFTYKVVPTSHNDGFLDIVDETKALSDILNDYGSIGGYVFEDNPSAFEEFCRRLNFVGSLAAYSAITYILGVGDRHNDNLIISRSGHVIHVDYGYILGADPKPLPAAPFKLSKELLKFMGGYNSFLYNKFKMRFYLVYSVLRHHAKLIITMLYLLLDSKLHNVNLDNIIKMESKFFLSANSISTTRKYANNLVESSAIAVSSALAETWHSYAMSWR
- a CDS encoding transcription elongation factor SPT4, whose translation is MSQRDMFSSDHLDREDELIDDNEDYGGKFDFVPRRTRRGDSDHAIFKLRACLSCRLIMSEDQFFERGCANCPYLQMDGDRRRTLDCTTANFSGLLSIMDPQKSWAARYNSLVDVIPGCYAISVVGELPESVHDDIGR
- a CDS encoding nucleoporin GLE1; amino-acid sequence: MYRESLGRRRGSSFNLYDQVLCINRALIISPATIHGNWNPLSIPAEVSTKVMWENDHGIEDRNLWLPNSNHLDTTLNQATKTISSVYVNLLNDALSEVTKLEKELADQKAAEEKAALLAKKQAEASTNDADLNNNTEKSISHSEANGTPLLAQSTFCFADGSNAMALKATSDISGNVSLSNSGSDLSLRDLDTARTDTNVSTTMDEQKPYCPNNAYTRQIDEYQREYENLKKDYDTYVKSTDPNIKKTRIDIARQINATVNKLANTQKQINHSYNTLVNLSNQYKNDPSALTYLTFRVIDTVLELCEPGCQMYLNPKAVWASAHLIRGLMSLHNGCRAIYWSHVKRDCPYALPRLYESSSEKELEELHKCNMGNVNSYLKKQTAIVRFHLALLVVTEDSRGIWSWFSGFLNACTRSVFRIPLSGIISTALSTAAYQGFRTYREQFRKLLFLCEDMFNKGCFMASNCEAAEMYHTHMSHFFKEFRKTGIIEMPDGFEMKECEAELQRDW
- a CDS encoding merozoite surface antigen-2b (MSA-2b), which gives rise to MIGKIFLLTACCCASLLSVSASEESQDTLSTTLHDEMKQVANYVKFLTNDENKESLEEKFKEVDMPSDCSRDALKALKDILVVLKEEIPFETSLFDNEVLRELEIQDQDQIFKSLLERVPLIKTMLTEFNAFLNDNPQRLLADKNGEVTKYYKKHISAKDANVKDYTFLVKFCNDYLDSESPFMKMYKAFNTYEELLKKMPSKTPSPTSSPQATPGAKPAAPNTSESAGGQPQQETPENRPSQAPSPQSPPQTEQSTSNLNGPSKSASFTFGGLTVATLCYFVLSAF
- a CDS encoding Thiolase N-terminal domain family protein → MANIIGFARTPFVPILGAFAQESSTSLGISAVKGAISKGIVNANAIDTLVLSQVITGGTGPSPSRQISKGAGLPNTTKCMQINHLCTSGLKSVTIATDGIALGKSQLTAVVGVESSSQSPYLLTKAREGGYGLGDGVLVDPLTSDGFSSPCMDPDTFLKHVKITNAELSQYVQEMFQQTAACYSDGIMQNEIIPVVVNRKNNHKYGGLWITPPQQKVSEDILPKLHNPKNLSGSIKTICTLADGAACLLLANDDFVNRLGISPYARILSYCEESVDGSQFPKALVGVIKKIIAEVNHRVDLYDIMDQYALLSVYASRNLDIDHSRINTNGSTIAIGHPMGATGIRQTISLVTALRARQLRYGCVAGTNLSGDAIAMLIEVC